The Candidatus Thermoplasmatota archaeon DNA window CCTGGCTTCGCAGGTCATCCCGGTCCCGGCCGCGCTCGCGGGCGCCGCGTCCCTCCAGCTCGCCTTCGCGAGCACGCACGGCTTCGGGTCCGGCACGCCCGGCGCGCCGCCCCGAAACTGGGCCTCGGACATTCCCGAGCACCGGGGCTTCGCGCTCGCGCGCGTCGCCCTTGACGGCCTTGCCGGCTCGGCGACGACCACGTTCGGGGACTGGACGGGCGAGGGCGGCTTCGCGCTCCGCCCGCTGTCCTCGATCGCCTACGACGACGCCGGCCACGGCACGGCGGTCGCGGGCGTCATCGCGGCGGACGGATCCCAACGGTGGCACCGCGGAATCGCCCCGGAGGCGGACCTCGTCATCATGAAGGTCTTCAACCGCGAAGGCTGGGCGAGCGAGCGCGACCTCCTCGACGCCTACGCGGCCGTCGCCGCGCGCGACGGCGTGGACATCCTCTCCTACTCGGGCGGCTCGTTCGAGACGACCTACGTCTCGACCTGGTCCGAGCTCGACGACGGGTACGCGTTCCCCGCGCGCTTCGACTTCGAGGTCGGCGGAAGCCCGAGCCACCCCGCCTCCTACATCCTCGGCTACGTCGAGATGGCGGGGTGGGACGGGTCGGACGCGTGGGACTACGAGGATCCCCACCCGCTCATCGCCCGCTTCATCGATCCTTCGGGATCCTCCTACCAGGGCGTGCCGGTGGACTGGGTCCTCATGCCCGAGGAGGGAACCTACGACGACGAGCGCGTCTGGTTCCACAAGCTCACGGCCGACGCTCCGCTCCCGTCGGGCACGTGGAGCCTCGTCGCGGAGCTCGACCCCGCGACCCACCCCGCGAAGCGGTCGGGCGACGGCGCGCTCTGGATCGGCAACGCGACCGCGCCCGGCTCCCCTTGGGAGGAGACCTCGCGCCTCACGCGCACGTTCGACTTCGCAGGCCTCGAAACCGTGACGCTCTCGTTCTGGACGCGCTACAGCTCCGCCCTCGGATCCAGCTGCGGGCGCGTCGTCGTCGAGGAGATCGGCGGACCGCTCGCGCGCGACACGCTCCACCCGGACTTCGACCCGGTCTACCACTGCGACGAGACGTGGTACAACGCCACGTCCCGACAGTACGAGTGGACGAACTGGTACCAGGGCTGGAGCGGCGACGGATGGCGCGAGGTCGTTCTGAACCTCACGGCCTTCGCCGGACGCGCGGTCAACGTGACGTTCGAGTGGAACTACGCAAGCTGGTCGCCCGCCGAGGGCTGGTTCATCGACGACCTCGCCGTCCCCGAGCTCGGCTACGAGACCGGCTTCGACGTCGACCTCGGAGACTGGATCGCGGTGGACCCGACCGCCGAGTCGCAGTGGCGCGTCGTCTCGGAGAACCCCTTCCGACCCGCCATGTACGCGGCCGTCGCGGTCGGCTATCCTGACGACGGGTCCTCGCCGCAGTCGCGGGCCATCGACGCGGTCGCGGAGAGCGGCATCCTTCCCGTCGTCGCGGCCGGCAACGACGGCGGCGGGAGCGAATGCGACCTGCTCTGGGACGAGGACTGCCCCGGCCTCGGCCTGCGCACGATCAACACGCCGGCGGCGGCGCGCCGCGCCTACGCCGTCGGCGCGAGCGCCCGCGAGCACGACCGCGTCGCGTCCTTCTCGAGCCTGGGCCCGGTCGGCTTCGGCGACGCCGCCTACGTGAAGCCGGACGTCGTCGCTCCCGGCGTCGAGGTCCGCACGCTCTACAACTGGGGCGGAGCGTCCACGCAGACCGGAACCTCCTTCGCGGCGCCCCAGGCGGCGGCGCTCGCGGCCCTCATCCTCGAGGCCGATCCCGCGCGCCGCGCCGGCCTGCCCGGCTCGGTGACCTCGCTCATGAACGCGACCGCCGTGGACATCGGGGTGCCCGGCTACGACGCCGAGACCGGCTGGGGCCGCATCGACGCCTTCGGCGCGGTCAACCTCACCGGCCGCCTGCCGCCGCTTCTCGGCGGCGACGCCCCGACGCGCAGCCTCGGTCACGAGCTCTACGCGGGCACGATCGGGTGGCCGACGTACTCGGCCGGTGCCACGCGCTACGAACCGCGCGACGACCAGCCGATGGCGATCATGGACCGCGGACACAACGACAGCGCGATCCTCGACCTGCGCGCCGCGCACATCGCCGCCGCCGACGCGACGGGGGCGACGGCCGTCCTCGAGTTCCACCTGGACCGCGCCTCGCCCGGCACGAGCGTCGTTCTCTACATCGACCTCGACCAGGACGCCGCCACGGGCGAGCGCGGCGCGGACACGCGGCTGCGGTTCGACTTCGCCGCCGACGGGTCCGTCGCGAACCTTGCCCTCGACCGGTGGAACGCGGGCGGATGGACCGACACGCTCGTGGCGCTCGAAGCCGTCACGACGCAGGCGAAGCCGCTCGTCCTCCTCGTCCGCAACCTCGACGACAGCCCGATCGCCGCGTCGGACCTCGGGGCGCCCGAAGGCCTCAGGACCTTCCGCGCCTGGCTCGAAGCCACGCGCGACGGCGCGATCGTGGACCGGGCCCCCGATGCGGGCTACGGCCTCTACCCGACGCACCACCGCGCGATCCTCGCCTCCGCGTTCTCCTGGAACCAGACGGCCCGCGCGCCTCAGGCGGGCGAGCCGATCGCCTTCCGGTGGGAAGCCCTCCGCGCGATCGACTGCGCCACGTGCGCGCCCGTCGTGCTCGCCCAGACGGTCGTCGCGACGGATGCTTCCGGTCGCGCCGAGGTCTCCTTCGAGATGACGGCGAACCGGACCTACGAAACGCATCGCCTCGTGATCGAGGACACGCACGGGAACCGGGCCGTCCAGGCCTTCACGCCGGGCCACCGCGTGCCGCCCGTCCCGACCCCGGACCCGTCCTCGCCGACGCCCGGCTGGCGCCTCGGGTCCCATGCGGATTACTCCACCGCTCCCGGCTACTACTACGTCGATCGGACGGGCAGCCTCAACCTTTCGTGGGTCGTGATGGACCGCATGACGGGCGCGCCCTACGCGGGGAACGCCACGATCCGCATCCGCAACGAATGGTACTGCCCGTACTGGTACTGCTGGTGGTACGGCGGCGTCAGCCACCGGACGATCGTCTCGGAGCCGCTCACCGCCGTTGGCGGCGTCTTCTCGTGGAGCGTCCCCTACGCCTCGCTTCCCCAGCCGTCGGCCTCGAACCCCTACGACGCCTGGACGCTCCACGTCGACCTCGCGCCGGCGGAGGGCCCCGCCGTTTCCCTGCCGGGCGGCTACGCCTACCTCGCGTGGGAGGACGACACCTCGGTGGAAATTCGGCCCTATCTCACGTCGGCCGCCCCCGGCGACACCGTGGACCTCGTGACGATCCTCGCATCGCAATCCTTCAGCGGCCTCCTGACGCCCCACGGCGGCCCCATCAACGTGACCGTCTCGTGGGTGACCGAGCGCGACGCGGCCGCCCTTCTCGCGATCGCGCCGCAGGATCTCGCCGCGGGGCTCGCGCGCGCCCTCGCGGCCCCGAACGCGGAGGACGCCCGGCGGGCGCTCTCGCGCGAGGACGTCCAGCGGCTCATCGCCTTCCAGCGCGACGGGCCCCTCGGATTCCGCAACTTCGAGACCCGGGCGTCGTACACGATCCCCGCAACCGGCATCGGCTCGTTCCCCGTCGTCGTCCCCGAGGGCCGCGTGCTCTACGGGTGGGTCACGGTGGAAGACGTCTCCCGCTGCTCCGGCGGGTACTATGGCTACTGCCCGTCGGACGGCGCCCTCATCGTCGTGCCTTCGATCCTCGCCCGATCCGGCCCCCACCGGCCCCCCGTCTCCGAGGGCGGCGGGGGCGATCCCGAGATCGACACCTGGATCCAATGGGGCCACGACGCCAGGACGCTCGTCTCGGCCGAGACCGCGACGCTCCACATCTCCGCCTACGATGACGGCCCCATGGCGGACCTCGACCTGTGGATCTACACCGCGCACGGCGGCATCCAGCAGACGCGGACCGACATGTCCGGAACCGCCGTCGTGACGATTCCCGCCCGCGCGGTCAACCTCACGAAGGCCAACTTCCACGACCGATACCTCGATGCCTGGGTCGTTTCCACCGCGATCGACCCGTCGAACGGCCATGCGCTCGCGGACCACGCGGGAACCCTCCAATGGGCCGGTTTCTGGGACTGGGTCTACTTCGGCAGCCCGCCGCAGACGTCCTCGCCCGCGAGCTCGACCTCGATCGACATCCTCGGAGGCTTCGTCGGGAACGAGCTTCGCGCCACCGTCCGATGGCTCGATGCGAACGGCGCCCCCGCCACGGGGGTCGCGTCCGCGATCCAGGCCTACAAGTCGCTCTATGGCCCCGGCTACGCGCACCGCGGCATCCTCCACAACGAGCACGCGTCGCCGCCCACGGGCGAGTGGCCCGTCACCTTGGAGGCGTCCGAATTCGGCGAATACACCGTCGCCGTGCTGAGCGCGCCCACCATCCCCTCGCACGTGACGCGCACGTTCCACCGCGCGCCCTTCGAGGTGTCGCTTCCGGCGCTCGAGAGCCGCTACCCGGCGCACGCGACGATCCCCCTGCCTATCGTGGTGACGAGGGCAGACGGCGCCCCGGTCGTGGGCGCCGAGGTCTGGGCGTTCCTCGATGTCGAAACGTGGTGCTGGCCCGACATGGGCGAGGACGGCATGGACGCCCTTGCGACGGGAGGCCGTCCGGCCGGCCACAACTGCGTCGACGACGCCGACCGCGCCTACTTCCGCGCAGTTCGCGGCGTCACCGACGAGAACGGCGCCGCGACCCTCGAGGTCAAGGCGCCCCACCGCGGCGGCCTGTACGTCGACCTCGAGATGTGGGTGACCGACGGCGAGCAGCTCGCGAACGTCCTCGTCTGGACCTTCTGGACGCAGACCGGCGCCACCCTCCCGAACCTCGAAGTGTCGCTGAGGGCCCTTCCCACGGTCCTCGCGGTCGGGCAGCAGACCGTCTTCGAGGCCGTCGTCCGCAACACCGGCTCCGCGGCGAGCCCTGCGACGACGCTCCGGCTCGAGCGCGACGGGATCGTCCTGCGCGACGTTGCGATCCCCGCCCTCTCGGGCGGCGCGAACGCCGTCGTCCCCCTCGTCTGGGGTTCGAACGACACCGGCGCCTTCGCGCTGCGCGTCGCCGTCGACCCCCTCGGCGAGGTCGCCGAAGCGAGCGAGGCGGACAACCAGGCGACCACGATTGTCCGCGTGACCCGGCCCAACCTGGTCGCGACGCCCGTCGTCGTTCCGCCTCCGCGCGCGCTCGTCGGCGGCGTCGAGCACGTGAATCTCGGCACGCCGTACGCGCTCAGCGCGACGATCCGCAACCTCGGCGAGATTCCCACCCCCGCCTCGACGCACCGGATCCTCGCGGGGGCGACGGTGCTCGCGACGGCGACCGACCCCGGCCTCGCGCCGGGCGACGCGTTCGAGATCGCGGTCCTGTGGACGCCCTCCGCGCTCGGTCCGGTCGACCTCACCGTGGTCGCGGACGTCCTCGGCTCGATCGCCGAGACGAACGAGACGGACAACCGCGCGATCCGCCGCGTCGTCGTGGCGGAATCCCCCGACCTCATCGTGCGCGCCGTCCGCGCGCCCGCGGCCGTCCGGGTCAATTCGCCCGCCGAGTTCGAGTTCCGGGTCTCCAACATCGGCGGCCTCACGACGAGCGTTCCCACGACGCTCCGGTTCACGAGCGGCTCGACCGTCGTCGACGTCCCGATCCCCGCGCTCGGGCCCGGCCAGAACGTCTCCGCCGTCGTGACCACGAGCTTCGGAGCCCCGGGCTTCGCCTCCTGGTCGGTCGTCGCCGACGCCCTCGGCGAAGTCGCCGAGTTCAGCGAGACGAACAACGGAGCGGCGGGATCGACCGCCATCCGGTTCGTGAATCTCGTCGTGTCGCTGCTTGCTCCCGACGAAGTGTGGCTCGGGGCCGAGACGCGCCTCAAGGCCACGGTCGTGAACGAGGGGACGTGGACCTCGACCGCCACCACCCTCGACATCACCGACGCGCTCCTTCCCGGCGGCACCGCGCTCTCCCCCGCCGCGACCGCGATCCCGATCCCGGCGCTTTCGCCGAACCGCGGACACACGGTCGACATCCCCGCGTGGTCGACGCTCATCGCGGGCCTCCACCGGCTCGAAGCGATCCTCCCCGCGGGCATCGACGACAACGCGGCCGGCAATGCCGCGGCGCGCGACGTCGTCGCCGAGGCGGCCTACGTCCGGGATCTGTGCGCCTTCTACCAGGATCCCGTCCGCCCCGCAGGGGTCGAGGCCTTCGTCACCTTCCGCACGAACGTGCGCGGCTCGGCGACCATCACGGCCGTCGGCGCGGGCGCGCTCGGCGCGACGCCGGTGACGCTCACGCGGACCGCCACGCAGGGCTGGAACCACGTCTCCGTCGCGGTGCCCTCCACCACGGTGGGCGCAGCCGTCTTGACGATCACCGTCGCGGTGCCCGGCGCTTCCGCGACCGTCGTCTCGGGCGAGCCCATCGACGGCTGCCCGATGCCGGCGCTCTCGGTGCGGGCGAAGCCGGTCATCGTGAAGGACACGAACCACACCGTCGCCGACGTCTCCCCGACGCCCGTCACGAAGCGGGTCGACGTCTGGACGTTCGACATTGCGACCCTCGAGCAGGAGTTCGTCATCGACGTCAAGGCCGGCGCCCAGGGACGCATCCTCTCGGGCCTCGAGTACCTGCGATTCTATCCGAACTCCTGCGTCGAGCAGACGACAAGCCCCATGCTCGCCGCGCTCCACGTCATCGAGTACTACAAGGCGCGCGGCGTCTACGACGAGCTGGGCAACGACTCCAAGGCGAGCTTCGACTCGGCCGTCCGCGCCGGCGTCGGCATCCTCACCTCGGGCCACAACAAGCAGAAGCCGAGCGGCGGCTGGGCCATGTACGGATCCTACAGCGAGGCCGCGAACTTCTACTCGGCGTTCGCGACGCACGGGCTCCTCACGGTGCGCGAGGACCCGACGTACCGCGACCTCGTCGACGGCTCGGGCGTCAACTACACGCGGATCCCGGGCTTCTTCGCCTCGACGCAGAAGGCGGACGGAGCGTTCGGGGAAGGATCCTTCACGTGGTACCTGAGGAGCGAAATCGCCCTCACCGCGCTCATCCTGAAGGACCTCTCCCTCCTGAGGCCCCTCATCGCCGACGAGGCGACGCGCGCGACGCTCGACCGCGTCGCCCTCAACGCCACGCGCTACCTCCTGTCGATGAAGAGCGGCGGCGCCTGGCCGGACTACCCCGGCATGAACGGGAACCCGTTCTCGACCGCCTCCGCGATCTGGGGCCTGCAGACCGCGCTCGACGCGGGGATCCTCCCCTCGACCAACGCGTCGCAGGCCCGAGCGGCGGTCGCCGACGGCGTCGCCTACCTCGAAGGAATCCAGCGCACGGGCGGCGGATGGACGCGCGATACGGACAACGCCAACTACTACACGAGCTTCCTCGAGTCGGCGCTGCACGCCGAGACGACGGCCATCGTCGTTCTCGCGCTGAACGCCACCGGCCTCGGCCTCGAGAACGCGGCGGTGACGCGGGGCGTGAACTACCTCTACAACGTCTACCGCGATGGCGGCAGCTTCGGCAACACGCGGACGACGCAGGCCGCGGTCCACGCGCTCGCGCTCCTGCAGCGCGTCCAGACCATCGCGGCGAGCGTCGAGGTGTACGTCGACGGGACGAAGGTCGCGCTCGTGAACCTCACGACGAACGCGCCCGACTGCCAGTTCAAGTTCGACGCCTCGGGCATCCCGCGCTCGCTGACGCCCGCCTGTGACATCACGTTCACGGGAGGCACCATGGCAGGGCTCCTCGCGCGCACGCGGCACAACGTCACGTTCACCGTGCTCTCGAGCTCGGTCCCGACCCTGCTTGCGGCGTACAACCGCCAGCACGGCGACTACGACGAGGCGATGGCGACGGTGCCGGCGCGCTACATCGACCCGATCGCGACGACGTTCTTCCTCGACCTCGCGTGGCCCGCGGAGTCGATCCAGAACGAGGCGACGACGATCACCGCGAGCTTCCGCAACGACGAGCCGCTCTCGATCTTCAGCCCCGCGATCGCGGTCCCGCTCGGGTCGACGCTCGCCGCGGCGAACACCGTCTCCGACCCCCCGACCATGCGGTTCGCGGACGGCACGGAGACCGCGCTCGAGTTCGAGGTCGTGAACGGCATCCTCTACCTGCTCCCGCAATACGTGCCGGAGGCCTCGACCACGACGTTCCGGTTCAAGGTCCGCCCGCTCGTCGCGGGCGCGGTCGGCATCACCGCGACGGGCTACCCGCTCTACAACGACCAGCTCATGGCGGTCGCCTCCGCGACGGGCAACGTGAAGGGCTACGGCGCCCTCCGCGTCGACGTCGTGGACGAGAACGGGCAGCCGTTCGCGGGCGCGACCACGACGCTCGGATCGACCTCGCTCGCGGGCGCGTCCGTGACCTTCACGAACGTGCTCGAGGGCGCGAAGACCCTCGTCGTCACGGCCCCGGGCCGGCTCGCGGTCACGGGCGCGGTCGACGTCGCGCGCGGCGCGACGACGCCGGTCAAGGTGGCGCTCCTCCCCGCGGCGAGCGCGCCTCGGTGGATCTACACGACGGCGGCGAGCGCCGGCACGGCGCCCGTCGACGACGTCACGACGGACGAGACGTACACGCGTCTCGTCCGCGCCGCGGTCTCCGCGACGGGCGGCGTCACCACGGTCGCGTACACGATCCCCGCCGGCCACACGCTGCGCGGCGTCACCTTCGAGGCCGCGCCCGTCGCGGCCACGATGACCGGCGGCGTCGCCTACGTGACGCTTGCGGGCGCCCTCGACGGCGACCTCGTGTACGACCTCGAATCGCCCGACCGGATCGCCCCGACGATCACCATCGTCGCCCCGACGCCCGACGCGACGAATGTCGTCGCGACCGCGCCGATCTCCTTGACCTTCGCGGATTTCAAGGGCGTCCACGCCGCCTCGCTCGCCTTCGCGGTGGACGGGGCGAACGTGACCGCGGCCGCGGTCAAGACGGCGCCGGCGGGCCTCCTCGCGGCGGTCGCCTGGACGCCGAACCCCGCGCTCGCCGCGGGATCGCACACCGCGACCGTTTCGGTCGCCGACCTCGCGGGCAACGTCGCGACGCGCACGTGGTCCTTCACGGTGGTCGCGGCCGCCCCCGACGCGGGCGCGCCCCCGGCGACGGGGACGCCCGGCGTGCCGACGGCTCCCGGCACCCGCGCCACGGTGGCGCTCCTTGCGGGCGGGTCGTCGACGACGGCGGCGCTCGACGCGGCGCGCGTGCGCTCCGTCCGCCTCACGGCGGGCGGGTCGGACCTCGCGGACCTTGTCGTGGACGTCGCGCCCCGCGCGACGCTCGCCGAGACGGGCGCCTCGCAGGCGGCGCCCGGGTTCGTGCTGCAGTACCTCGACATCACCGTGACGAGCGGCGGCCGGCCCCTCGCGGCCGGCGCGCTCGAGGGCGCCGCGATCCGCTTCGCGGTTCCGCGCGCATGGATGGAGGCGCAGCGCCTCGCCCCGGCGCACGTGTCGCTCGCCCACTGGACGGGCGGCGCGTGGACGGTCCTCGCGACGACGCTCGTCTCCGAGGACGCGACGACGCTCGTGTTCGAGGCCACGACGAGCGGCTTCTCGCCGTTCGCGATCGTCGGACGCGACGAGATCCGTCCGTCAATCTCGTCCCTGAGACCCAACGACGGCGAGGTCACCTCCTCGACGACCGTGACGGCGTCCTACTCGGACGACAGCGCGATCGACCTTTCGAGCGTCCGCCTGACGCTCGACGGCCAGCCCGTCACCGTGGTCGCGGGCCTGAATTCGCTCACGGCGACGCTCACGGGCCTGACGCAGGGCGCTCACCAGCTCGTCCTCACGGTCGCGGACGTGCACGGCAACGTCGCGACGCGGACGTCGCGGTTCACGTACAGCGTCGCCGCGCCCGCGATCGCGATCGAGTCGCCCGCCCACGGCGCGGTCGTGGAGTCCGGCCGCGTCGCGATCCGCGCCGCCCTCACGGGCCTCGCGGGCGTCACGAACGCGAACGTGCGCGTCACGATCGACGGCAATGCGGTTCCCGCGACCGTGGCGGGCGGCTTCGCGGTCGCCACGATCGACCTCGCGGAGGGCCCGCACCAGCTCGTCGTCACGGCGACGGACCTCGCGGGCCGCACGACGCAGGCGACGAGCGACTTCCGCGTCGACCTCGCGCCGCCGACGCTCGCGCCCGAGTTCCCGACCGGACGGGTCTCGGGTCTCGTCCGGATCCCGACGGGCGCAAGCGACTCGGCCGGCGTGGATCGCGTCGAAGTCTACGTGGACGGCGTTCTCGTGCAGACGATCCGCACGGCCCCGTGGGTCGCGGAGATCGACACGACGGACCTGCCCGACGGCACCCATCTCGTCTCGTTCGTCGTGTACGACCGGGCCAACCGGTCCACGACGCGCTCGAGCGATCTCGACGCCGCGAACGGCGCGGACGAGGTGCTGGGCGAAGGCCGCGGGATCCTCGGGATCCCCGGCCCCGGCGCCGTTGCGTGGCTTGCCGCCCTCGGCGTCGCCGCCGCGCTCCTTGCGACGGCCCGGAGCCCCGCAAGGAAGCGCTGAGCGCGCTCGAAACGTTCAGGTACGACGACCGCCGTCACGACGCGAGTGAGCCTGCTCGAGGTCGTGGCGGCGGTCGAAGGCCTCCTCGTCACGGGTCTCGCCGTCTTCCTGGTGAAGCGCGGCCTCCGCAACCCCGGCACGTGGGTCCTCGGCGGCCTCCTCCTCGCGTTCGGGCTGTTCACGCTCTTCGTGATGGTCCCCCACGTGTTCGACGCCGACCCACCCGGGGGCGCGGTCCTCGCGGCGGTCGTCCTCGGCATCCTCGTCACGTCCCTCCTCTGGGCGTTTCCCGTCGTCTATCCCGACTGGACCCTCAGCGCGCGCAAGCGCTGGTACCTGCTCTGGGCCTTCATCCCCACGGGGGTCGTCGCGGGCCACCTCGTCCTCGCGCGCGATCTCGTGATCGACGCGGGCGGGACGCCGACGCCGTTCATGGGGACCCTCGAGGAAAGCCTCCTCGCGGGCGCGTATCTCGTCGGCACGGTCGTCTTCG harbors:
- a CDS encoding CARDB domain-containing protein, whose translation is MAARSGKLSALVLVTILLLPALAVSVAAGAPSSPPQAPPPAAPHRAFVAPSLQALAKRADAKDLLPVTIVLSKPLETPDAEDRAEAARARAASAESSQSSILAFLDREAARGRAADVSSLWTVNAVSAKVTPAVLKLLERRSDVEAVWKSGEARVSLQGHNPLRAEIIRHLSEDLRSPKLGAEDHARLAALYRSTPPAVRPVDDLDPDWAQEWIGADLLMKRAATGAGTTLAVLDSGAWGGNPELDHAIVDFIDFTRRSADRATGSWAYHAHPAAGFSSLRFTADLTAATVASLSFRSFHDLPTCYYSPGSPYEHYCEHAKVVVRNEETGGEERLAFIRDRADGPSTFTVDLTPWAGRSIVLEFILRGAAWNTHSDGWFVDDVTLVLDGAAAWVDDAESAAGRASASGGWKRWARATYDTPMFAAGNGREPAVATSPNFDLASATGPFAINVTWFKDSPGSVPVYLWASSDLGANWTFIHEFRDMTRENLASQVIPVPAALAGAASLQLAFASTHGFGSGTPGAPPRNWASDIPEHRGFALARVALDGLAGSATTTFGDWTGEGGFALRPLSSIAYDDAGHGTAVAGVIAADGSQRWHRGIAPEADLVIMKVFNREGWASERDLLDAYAAVAARDGVDILSYSGGSFETTYVSTWSELDDGYAFPARFDFEVGGSPSHPASYILGYVEMAGWDGSDAWDYEDPHPLIARFIDPSGSSYQGVPVDWVLMPEEGTYDDERVWFHKLTADAPLPSGTWSLVAELDPATHPAKRSGDGALWIGNATAPGSPWEETSRLTRTFDFAGLETVTLSFWTRYSSALGSSCGRVVVEEIGGPLARDTLHPDFDPVYHCDETWYNATSRQYEWTNWYQGWSGDGWREVVLNLTAFAGRAVNVTFEWNYASWSPAEGWFIDDLAVPELGYETGFDVDLGDWIAVDPTAESQWRVVSENPFRPAMYAAVAVGYPDDGSSPQSRAIDAVAESGILPVVAAGNDGGGSECDLLWDEDCPGLGLRTINTPAAARRAYAVGASAREHDRVASFSSLGPVGFGDAAYVKPDVVAPGVEVRTLYNWGGASTQTGTSFAAPQAAALAALILEADPARRAGLPGSVTSLMNATAVDIGVPGYDAETGWGRIDAFGAVNLTGRLPPLLGGDAPTRSLGHELYAGTIGWPTYSAGATRYEPRDDQPMAIMDRGHNDSAILDLRAAHIAAADATGATAVLEFHLDRASPGTSVVLYIDLDQDAATGERGADTRLRFDFAADGSVANLALDRWNAGGWTDTLVALEAVTTQAKPLVLLVRNLDDSPIAASDLGAPEGLRTFRAWLEATRDGAIVDRAPDAGYGLYPTHHRAILASAFSWNQTARAPQAGEPIAFRWEALRAIDCATCAPVVLAQTVVATDASGRAEVSFEMTANRTYETHRLVIEDTHGNRAVQAFTPGHRVPPVPTPDPSSPTPGWRLGSHADYSTAPGYYYVDRTGSLNLSWVVMDRMTGAPYAGNATIRIRNEWYCPYWYCWWYGGVSHRTIVSEPLTAVGGVFSWSVPYASLPQPSASNPYDAWTLHVDLAPAEGPAVSLPGGYAYLAWEDDTSVEIRPYLTSAAPGDTVDLVTILASQSFSGLLTPHGGPINVTVSWVTERDAAALLAIAPQDLAAGLARALAAPNAEDARRALSREDVQRLIAFQRDGPLGFRNFETRASYTIPATGIGSFPVVVPEGRVLYGWVTVEDVSRCSGGYYGYCPSDGALIVVPSILARSGPHRPPVSEGGGGDPEIDTWIQWGHDARTLVSAETATLHISAYDDGPMADLDLWIYTAHGGIQQTRTDMSGTAVVTIPARAVNLTKANFHDRYLDAWVVSTAIDPSNGHALADHAGTLQWAGFWDWVYFGSPPQTSSPASSTSIDILGGFVGNELRATVRWLDANGAPATGVASAIQAYKSLYGPGYAHRGILHNEHASPPTGEWPVTLEASEFGEYTVAVLSAPTIPSHVTRTFHRAPFEVSLPALESRYPAHATIPLPIVVTRADGAPVVGAEVWAFLDVETWCWPDMGEDGMDALATGGRPAGHNCVDDADRAYFRAVRGVTDENGAATLEVKAPHRGGLYVDLEMWVTDGEQLANVLVWTFWTQTGATLPNLEVSLRALPTVLAVGQQTVFEAVVRNTGSAASPATTLRLERDGIVLRDVAIPALSGGANAVVPLVWGSNDTGAFALRVAVDPLGEVAEASEADNQATTIVRVTRPNLVATPVVVPPPRALVGGVEHVNLGTPYALSATIRNLGEIPTPASTHRILAGATVLATATDPGLAPGDAFEIAVLWTPSALGPVDLTVVADVLGSIAETNETDNRAIRRVVVAESPDLIVRAVRAPAAVRVNSPAEFEFRVSNIGGLTTSVPTTLRFTSGSTVVDVPIPALGPGQNVSAVVTTSFGAPGFASWSVVADALGEVAEFSETNNGAAGSTAIRFVNLVVSLLAPDEVWLGAETRLKATVVNEGTWTSTATTLDITDALLPGGTALSPAATAIPIPALSPNRGHTVDIPAWSTLIAGLHRLEAILPAGIDDNAAGNAAARDVVAEAAYVRDLCAFYQDPVRPAGVEAFVTFRTNVRGSATITAVGAGALGATPVTLTRTATQGWNHVSVAVPSTTVGAAVLTITVAVPGASATVVSGEPIDGCPMPALSVRAKPVIVKDTNHTVADVSPTPVTKRVDVWTFDIATLEQEFVIDVKAGAQGRILSGLEYLRFYPNSCVEQTTSPMLAALHVIEYYKARGVYDELGNDSKASFDSAVRAGVGILTSGHNKQKPSGGWAMYGSYSEAANFYSAFATHGLLTVREDPTYRDLVDGSGVNYTRIPGFFASTQKADGAFGEGSFTWYLRSEIALTALILKDLSLLRPLIADEATRATLDRVALNATRYLLSMKSGGAWPDYPGMNGNPFSTASAIWGLQTALDAGILPSTNASQARAAVADGVAYLEGIQRTGGGWTRDTDNANYYTSFLESALHAETTAIVVLALNATGLGLENAAVTRGVNYLYNVYRDGGSFGNTRTTQAAVHALALLQRVQTIAASVEVYVDGTKVALVNLTTNAPDCQFKFDASGIPRSLTPACDITFTGGTMAGLLARTRHNVTFTVLSSSVPTLLAAYNRQHGDYDEAMATVPARYIDPIATTFFLDLAWPAESIQNEATTITASFRNDEPLSIFSPAIAVPLGSTLAAANTVSDPPTMRFADGTETALEFEVVNGILYLLPQYVPEASTTTFRFKVRPLVAGAVGITATGYPLYNDQLMAVASATGNVKGYGALRVDVVDENGQPFAGATTTLGSTSLAGASVTFTNVLEGAKTLVVTAPGRLAVTGAVDVARGATTPVKVALLPAASAPRWIYTTAASAGTAPVDDVTTDETYTRLVRAAVSATGGVTTVAYTIPAGHTLRGVTFEAAPVAATMTGGVAYVTLAGALDGDLVYDLESPDRIAPTITIVAPTPDATNVVATAPISLTFADFKGVHAASLAFAVDGANVTAAAVKTAPAGLLAAVAWTPNPALAAGSHTATVSVADLAGNVATRTWSFTVVAAAPDAGAPPATGTPGVPTAPGTRATVALLAGGSSTTAALDAARVRSVRLTAGGSDLADLVVDVAPRATLAETGASQAAPGFVLQYLDITVTSGGRPLAAGALEGAAIRFAVPRAWMEAQRLAPAHVSLAHWTGGAWTVLATTLVSEDATTLVFEATTSGFSPFAIVGRDEIRPSISSLRPNDGEVTSSTTVTASYSDDSAIDLSSVRLTLDGQPVTVVAGLNSLTATLTGLTQGAHQLVLTVADVHGNVATRTSRFTYSVAAPAIAIESPAHGAVVESGRVAIRAALTGLAGVTNANVRVTIDGNAVPATVAGGFAVATIDLAEGPHQLVVTATDLAGRTTQATSDFRVDLAPPTLAPEFPTGRVSGLVRIPTGASDSAGVDRVEVYVDGVLVQTIRTAPWVAEIDTTDLPDGTHLVSFVVYDRANRSTTRSSDLDAANGADEVLGEGRGILGIPGPGAVAWLAALGVAAALLATARSPARKR